The following proteins are encoded in a genomic region of Fusarium oxysporum f. sp. lycopersici 4287 chromosome 1, whole genome shotgun sequence:
- a CDS encoding TDG/mug DNA glycosylase — protein MTRSKAAQEATIQDPVGDDGVKEEQDISSSPPQPATFKGRLQMSDFIFKSNESSNGQTSPIRRSPRFTTPITSTSASSASAAKTKRTKERDAEDIEKEIKPKKKRARQASGYAPPSTYAHLNGLPDAIASNLLVLFIGLNPGIQTARTGHAYAHPSNLFWKLLYSSGLTPRLCSPTEDRQLPELYSMGFTNIVARPSRNGSELSKQEMDEGVEILHEKCRKYRPESVCVVGKSIWESIWRVRHGKPVGKAFKYGWQDESENMGVIEGEWEGSKVFVSSSTSGLAATLSPAEKERIWAEIGTWAQKRRAERELEAKEESK, from the coding sequence ATGACGAGAAGCAAAGCTGCCCAAGAGGCCACTATTCAAGACCCTGTAGGTGACGATGGTGTCAAAGAGGAGCAGGACATCTCAAGCTCGCCTCCTCAGCCAGCAACCTTCAAGGGACGTCTTCAAATGAGTGACTTCATATTCAAATCAAACGAATCTTCAAATGGCCAGACTTCCCCTATACGAAGATCCCCGAGATTCACAACTCCTATCACTTCgacctcagcctcatccgCTTCAGCCGCCAAAACGAAGCGGACCAAAGAGCGAGATGCTGAAGACATAGAGAAAGAGATTAAaccaaagaaaaagagagCACGTCAGGCTTCTGGATACGCGCCTCCCTCAACATACGCACATCTCAATGGCCTGCCAGATGCCATCGCCTCGAATCTTCTCGTTCTCTTCATCGGTCTGAACCCTGGTATACAGACAGCACGAACAGGCCATGCATATGCTCATCCCTCCAACCTGTTTTGGAAACTCCTCTACTCAAGCGGCCTTACACCACGTCTCTGCAGTCCAACCGAAGATCGGCAACTCCCTGAACTGTACTCCATGGGATTCACCAACATTGTCGCCCGACCCAGTCGCAATGGCTCTGAGCTTAGCAAGCAGGAGATGGACGAGGGGGTTGAAATTCTTCACGAAAAGTGTCGCAAGTATCGTCCCGAGTCTGTATGCGTGGTGGGTAAGAGTATCTGGGAGAGTATTTGGCGCGTAAGACATGGCAAACCTGTTGGAAAGGCCTTCAAGTATGGCTGGCAGGACGAATCGGAGAACATGGGTGTGATCGAGGGCGAATGGGAGGGATCTAAAGTGTTTGTGTCGAGCAGCACAAGTGGTCTTGCTGCTACGTTATCGCCAGCTGAAAAAGAACGTATATGGGCAGAAATTGGAACATGGGCTCAGAAACGGAGAGCTGAGAGGGAGCTTGAGGCAAAAGAAGAGAGCAAATAA
- a CDS encoding phosphatidylinositol glycan, class P: MSLSSDDEDDILSDAQSASSSGEDEDSPPRQLSQNLFAPPFYGRPPTPLPPSPSLTSLLRPSRPTTPDASDDDAIAPVPRAAPKVPTYEYYGFVLYLFSSLTFLIYLLWGYLPSPFLHALGIYYYPNRWWALAIPAFIVMTVVYIYVALAAFNTEMLTVPLSSVETVVDGAGKLAEIDAKGRLRGSRNRERKVHGDGRLRWREIWSEGTDAVMDIPLAGVCEVLYGEGREDGEDMYVDDET; the protein is encoded by the coding sequence ATGTCACTCAGCtcagatgacgaggacgataTCCTCTCAGACGCTCAATCGGCCAGTTCGTCCggagaagacgaagattCTCCCCCACGACAATTGTCGCAGAATCTTTTTGCGCCTCCATTTTATGGGCGACCTCCAACGCCTTTGCCCCCTTCGCCCTCACTCACATCTCTTCTACGCCCTTCACGGCCAACAACACCAGACGCATCTGATGACGATGCAATCGCGCCTGTACCTAGAGCCGCGCCAAAGGTGCCGACGTACGAATACTACGGCTTTGTGCTGTATCTCTTCAGCAGTCTGACATTCCTCATTTACCTCCTATGGGGCTATCTCCCTTCGCCATTTCTGCACGCCCTGGGGATATACTACTATCCCAACCGATGGTGGGCGCTCGCCATACCGGCTTTTATCGTCATGACAGTGGTGTACATCTACGTAGCTCTCGCTGCTTTTAACACAGAGATGTTGACGGTGCCACTATCGAGTGTTGAGACTGTCGTTGATGGGGCGGGAAAGTTGGCGGAGATTGATGCGAAGGGAAGATTGAGGGGGAGTCGTAATAGGGAGAGAAAGGTGCATGGAGATGGGAGATTGAGATGGAGGGAGATTTGGAGTGAGGGAACGGATGCGGTGATGGATATTCCGCTGGCAGGTGTTTGTGAGGTTTTGTAtggagagggaagagaggaCGGTGAAGATATGTATGTAGATGATGAGACCTGA
- a CDS encoding UDP-N-acetylglucosamine pyrophosphorylase — protein MEAIKQALHLGKSNDAPAEPSPEALNELKEKYTKAGQEQVFTFYDSLSSAERGTLYQQLSGFDPAHINEITHRALNPPKTSDEPDRLEPLPESATASILDSSADDISKWYDSGLDLISKGQVAVVLMAGGQGTRLGSSAPKGCYDIGLPSHKSLFQLQGERIVKVQELAAKKSAGSSPVVPWYVMTSGPTRGPTEKFFQENNYFGLSQDNVKIFEQGVLPCISNDGKILLETKGKVAVAPDGNGGLYNALVVSGVVDDMRKRGIQHIHAYCVDNCLVRVADPVFIGFSAALNVDIATKVVRKRNATESVGLILSKNGKPDVVEYSEIDKATAEELDPKQSDLLRFRAANIVNHYYSFSFLDSIPQWAHKLPHHIARKKIPSADLQSGETVKPEKPNGIKLEQFVFDVFPFLTLDKFASLEVKREDEFSPLKNAPGTGEDDPDTSKADIMTQGKRWVEAAGAIVVGDKADVGVEVSPLISYGGEGLEKLKGTEITPPTLLWRE, from the exons ATGGAGGCCATCAAGCAAGCTCTTCACCTTGGCAAGTCCAATGATGCCCCTGCTGAGCCTAGCCCCGAGGCTCTCAacgagctcaaggagaagtaCACAAAGGCCGGCCAAGAGCAAGTCTTCACCTTCTACGACTCTCTCTCATCGGCCGAGCGAGGAACTCTGTACCAGCAGCTTTCTGGCTTCGACCCCGCCCACATCAACGAGATCACACACCGCGCCTTGAACCCTCCCAAGACCAGCGATGAGCCCGATCGCCTCGAGCCTCTCCCCGAATCTGCTACCGCTAGCATTCTCGACTCCAGTGCCGATGATATCTCCAAGTGGTACGACTCCGGTCTTGACCTCATCTCCAAGGGTCAGGTCGCTGTTGTCCTCATGGCTGGCGGCCAGGGTACTCGTCTTGGTAGCTCTGCCCCCAAGGGCTGCTACGACATTGGCCTGCCTTCCCACAAATCTCTCTTCCAACTTCAGGGTGAGCGAATTGTCAAGGTCCAGGAGCTCGCCGCCAAGAAGTCTGCTGGCTCCAGCCCTGTTGTTCCCTGGTATGTCATGACCAGTGGTCCTACCCGTGGCCCTACCGAGAAGTTCTTCCAGGAGAACAACTACTTTGGCCTGAGCCAGGACAACGTCAAGATCTTCGAGCAGGGTGTTCTGCCCTGCATCTCCAATGATGGCAAGATCCTTCTCGAGACAAAGGGCAAGGTTGCTGTTGCCCCTGATGGAAACGGTGGTCTCTACAACGCTCTTGTCGTTTCCGGTGTTGTCGATGATATGCGAAAGCGCGGTATTCAGCACATCCACGCCTACTGCGTTGACAACTGCCTTGTGAGGGTCGCCGATCCCGTCTTCATTGGTTTCTCTGCCGCCCTTAACGTCGACATTGCTACCAAGGTTGTCCGTAAGCGTAACGCTACTGAGTCCGTCGGTCTGATTCTCTCCAAGAACGGCAAGCCCGATGTTGTTGAGTACTCCGAGATCGACAAGGCCACTGCTGAGGAGCTTGACCCTAAGCAGTCTGATCTCCTTCGATTCCGTGCTGCCAACATCGTCAACCACTACTACTCTTTCAGCTTCCTCGACTCTATTCCTCAGTGGGCTCACAAGCTCCCCCACCACATCGCCCGCAAGAAGATCCCCTCTGCTGATCTTCAGAGTGGCGAGACCGTAAAGCCCGAGAAGCCAAATGGCATCAAGCTGGAGCAGTTCGTCTTTGATGTCTTCCCCTTCCTGACCCTGGACAAGTTTGCCTCGCTCGAGGTCAAGCGTGAGGACGAGTTCTCTCCCCTCAAGAACGCTCCTGGCACTGGCGAGGATGACCCCGATACCAGCAAGGCCGATATCATGACCCAGGGCAAGCGCTGGGTCGAGGCTGCTGGTGCCATTGTCGTTGGTGACAAGGCCGACGTCGGTGTTGAGGTGTCCCCCCTCATCAGCTAC GGCGGTGAGGGTCTGGAGAAACTCAAGGGTACCGAGATTACACCCCCTACTCTCCTATGGCGAGAGtaa
- a CDS encoding ATP-dependent RNA helicase ROK1 — MDILKVLSRGTKKTQKNSQNSSNAQQKLPSAGTSTNPQLYHDQVRGQKRKRTKNEPEPEAHDELPEVDFFAPKPEPVAKAAVETEEPVQVPKPTRPSRLLSEDECRQLLRSHRLKITLLSKSEDQSKVKKSKKKKKAAVEVKKDGKKQLFPQPLDSFSELRNAYGLSNKVADNLVFQGYRVPTEVQMGSLPLLVHPQAALKDEDGLEAGVDFLAIAPTGSGKTISFLIPAINNILRRRSQQSLRDIHELEAIIVAPTRELVHQIVSEGQKLAQGTGLKVVSMKKHTQLSAEQVDMAEDGSEDEEDKESDSEDEDENKADDKPKQITKADILVTTPFLLLKFLTSGPPSTQKVLPTVRDLILDEADVLLDPLFRDAMMSDWTACTNPDLRVSFWSATMGSNIESMVTEKLTSRAQSLGITPKPFVRLVVGLKDTAVPNIAHKLIYTATEQGKLLALRQLLHPTAADDSGPPLRPPFLVFTQTIDRATALHEELQYDIPLEAGGAARIAALHSGLTDSARSSIMRKFRAGDIWVLITTDVLARGVDFAGVNGVVNYDVPGSSAGYVHRAGRTGRAGREGGVAVTFYTKEDIPFVKMVANVIAASEKQAGKTGDEAGVQKWLLDALPNVGKADRKKLKERGVEARRSGNKAKITSKSGYERRKENNRRGAIEGSKKRKLQANEDSGDDGEWGGFDD, encoded by the coding sequence ATGGATATCCTCAAGGTTCTATCGCGTGGGACCAAAAAGACACAAAAGAACAGCCAAAACTCCAGCAATGCTCAGCAGAAGCTTCCCTCGGCTGGTACATCCACGAACCCTCAGCTCTACCATGATCAGGTCCGCGGCCAGAAGCGAAAGCGAACAAAGAATGAGCCCGAACCCGAAGCTCACGACGAGCTCCCCGAAGTTGACTTCTTTGCCCCCAAGCCAGAGCCTGTAGCCAAGGCAGCTGTTGAGACAGAGGAGCCCGTTCAAGTACCGAAACCTACACGGCCGTCTCGATTGTTGAGTGAGGACGAGTGTCGCCAGCTGCTACGATCGCATCGATTGAAGATTACTCTCCTCTCCAAGTCAGAGGATCAGTCTAAGgtcaagaagagcaagaaaaagaagaaggcggctGTTGAAGTGAAGAAGGATGGAAAGAAGCAGCTCTTCCCACAGCCTTTAGACTCTTTTAGCGAGCTGCGCAATGCCTACGGTCTCTCAAACAAAGTCGCCGATAACCTTGTATTCCAGGGATACCGAGTTCCTACTGAAGTTCAGATGGGTagtcttcctcttctcgtACACCCCCAGGCTGCCCTGAAAGACGAAGATGGACTCGAAGCAGGAGTCGATTTCCTCGCAATCGCTCCCACAGGAAGCGGAAAGACCATCAGTTTCTTAATTCCCGCTATCAACAACATTTTGCGCAGGCGCTCGCAGCAAAGCCTCCGCGATATTCACGAACTCGAGGCGATTATTGTTGCACCAACCCGCGAATTGGTGCACCAAATCGTTAGCGAAGGACAGAAGCTTGCTCAAGGAACAGGTCTGAAGGTCGTTTCGATGAAGAAGCACACACAACTTTCAGCCGAGCAAGTGGATATGGCAGAAGATGGctcagaagatgaagaggacaaAGAGTCGGAttctgaggatgaagatgaaaacAAGGCAGACGACAAGCCCAAGCAAATCACAAAGGCTGATATTTTGGTCACCACACCCTTTCTCTTACTAAAGTTTCTCACCTCAGGACCTCCCAGCACACAAAAGGTTCTGCCTACTGTAAGAGACTTGATATTGGATGAGGCGGATGTTTTACTTGACCCTCTTTTCCGAGATGCCATGATGTCTGACTGGACAGCATGCACAAACCCCGACCTGAGGGTGTCATTTTGGTCTGCTACGATGGGCTCAAACATTGAGTCCATGGTTACAGAGAAGTTGACTTCAAGAGCACAGTCGCTGGGTATCACACCGAAGCCCTTTGTGCGACTAGTCGTCGGTCTCAAGGATACTGCTGTTCCAAACATTGCCCACAAGCTTATCTACACCGCGACTGAGCAGGGCAAACTACTAGCATTGCGCCAGCTGCTGCACCCTACGGCTGCTGATGATTCGGGTCCTCCTCTGCGACCCcccttcttggtctttaCGCAAACAATTGACCGAGCGACTGCTCTGCACGAGGAACTACAATATGACATTCCTCTCGAGGCTGGTGGTGCAGCGAGAATTGCAGCCCTTCACAGTGGTCTCACAGACTCTGCTCGATCTTCCATCATGCGCAAGTTCCGTGCTGGAGACATCTGGGTTCTGATCACAACAGATGTGTTGGCACGAGGTGTAGACTTTGCCGGTGTCAACGGTGTTGTCAACTACGATGTCCCCGGTTCCAGCGCCGGCTACGTCCACCGCGCAGGACGGACAGGCCGAGCAGGTCGCGAAGGTGGCGTGGCAGTCACATTCTACACCAAGGAGGACATTCCCTTCGTCAAGATGGTCGCCAATGTTATCGCTGCAAGCGAGAAGCAGGCTGGCAAAACAGGAGATGAGGCTGGGGTGCAAAAGTGGCTCCTGGATGCTCTCCCTAATGTCGGCAAGGCAGACcgcaagaagctcaaggagcgAGGTGTGGAAGCGCGGCGAAGTGGAAATAAGGCCAAGATCACGTCCAAGAGTGGCTATGAGAGACGAAAGGAGAATAACCGCCGCGGTGCTATTGAGGGtagcaagaagaggaaatTACAAGCAAATGAGGacagtggtgatgatggtgaatGGGGTGGTTTTGATGACTAG
- a CDS encoding lysyl-tRNA synthetase, class II, whose translation MMSARYLRQASRPLIQSISQTTSARCSHALSCGNSLGTLWGSQSVAYGRSLATSAARSQDGLEGYSSFKQQRRTELLAEKESEDPLFEETHPRLIHHAERKTVPEFHEAFRDALDDSKYISVCGRVRSKRVVGKNLIFLDIVNEFERLQVMLNRSKCMVEEEARSLKFGMLRNLIEVGDHISVVGIPVRTKAGELTMEAKTLPELLSPTMEQIPEKLTDPKTRMQERHVDMLVNRQAIDVLRLRAEITKHMREYFHSRKFLEFQTPILAENAGGAVARPFVTRATEFKDKDLALRIAPELWLKRLVIGGVDKVFEIGPSFRNEGVDATHNPEFTMCEFYSAYSNLEDLINQTEEILCSLAQHSQDLISTQLTSLPSIDMKQFVRPFKRVEFVPALQEALGLRLPKLSSPDALPELLAILKLAGIKVPGEVPTSLAKLLDRLAAVYLEPMSFTEPILIMNHPACMSPLAKSFLCPQTYQLVSARAELFIGGRELANMYEEENDPEEQKRKLLDHRNLVNKDDGSIAIEHNEASEGEATVEEALDEPFEDEDGDAAPLDQSYVKALDYGLPPTGGWGCGVERMVMLFSGANRISDCLSFGTIRNVVGLSAAEENKTSSEEDKQASPKSS comes from the exons ATGATGTCTGCACGGTACTTGCGACAGGCCAGCCGGCCTTTAATACAGTCGATCTCCCAAACCACAAGTGCTCGTTGCTCACATGCGCTCAGCTGTGGCAATTCCTTAGGGACACTATGGGGTTCACAAAGCGTGGCATATGGGAGGTCCCTAGCTACTTCGGCTGCTAGGAGCCAAGATGGCCTGGAGGGATACTCGTCTTTCAAGCAACAGCGCCGAACTGAGCTCTTGGCGGAGAAAGAGAGCGAGGATCCTCTATTCGAAGAGACACACCCTCGCCTCATCCATCATGCAGAGCGTAAGACGGTGCCTGAGTTTCATGAAGCTTTTCGAGATGCCCTTGACGATTCCAAGTACATCAGCGTTTGTGGCCGGGTTCGATCCAAGCGCGTCGTCGGAAAGAATCTTATCTTTCTCGACATCGTGAATGAATTTGAGCGTCTACAGGTCATGCTCAACCGGTCAAAGTGCATGGTAGAAGAGGAGGCAAGGAGTTTGAAGTTCGGAATGTTGAGAAATTTAATAGAAGTGGGCGACCACATAT CTGTCGTTGGTATACCGGTTCGTACTAAAGCCGGCGAACTCACCATGGAGGCCAAGACTTTGCCTGAACTTCTGTCTCCTACCATGGAGCAGATCCCAGAGAAACTCACCGATCCCAAAACCAGAATGCAAGAACGTCATGTTGATATGTTGGTGAACCGACAAGCAATTGATGTCCTCCGACTGCGCGCCGAGATCACCAAGCACATGCGTGAATACTTTCACTCAAGAAAGTTCCTCGAGTTCCAGACACCGATTCTCGCTGAAAACGCTGGCGGTGCAGTGGCCCGCCCTTTTGTTACGAGAGCCACGGAGTTCAAGGATAAAGATCTCGCCTTACGCATTGCCCCCGAGTTATGGCTCAAGCGCCTCGTTATTGGAGGCGTCGACAAGGTCTTTGAGATTGGACCTTCGTTCCGTAACGAGGGTGTTGACGCGACACACAATCCGGAGTTTACCATGTGTGAGTTCTACAGCGCCTATAGTAACCTGGAGGACTTGATCAACCAGACCGAGGAGATTCTCTGCAGTCTTGCCCAACACTCCCAGGATCTCATCTCTACCCAACTCACATCTCTGCCTTCCATCGACATGAAACAGTTTGTGCGACCTTTTAAGCGGGTCGAGTTCGTTCCCGCACTCCAAGAAGCCCTTGGGCTTCGTCTGCCCAAGCTCTCATCTCCAGATGCTCTACCAGAACTCCTGGCTATCCTAAAGCTTGCTGGTATCAAGGTGCCAGGTGAGGTGCCTACCTCGCTGGCCAAGCTGCTTGATCGTCTGGCTGCCGTTTACCTGGAACCTATGTCATTCACGGAGCCTATCCTTATCATGAACCATCCCGCCTGCATGTCGCCTCTTGCGAAGAGCTTCCTTTGTCCACAAACTTATCAGTTAGTATCTGCCCGCGCAGAACTCTTCATTGGTGGCCGTGAATTGGCAAACATGTACGAAGAGGAAAACGACCCCGAAGAGCAGAAGCGTAAGCTGCTCGACCACCGAAACCTCGTCAACAAGGATGACGGTAGCATTGCCATTGAACATAATGAGGCGTCTGAAGGCGAAGCAACTGTTGAGGAAGCTCTGGATGAGCCTTTTGAAGACGAGGACGGCGACGCTGCTCCCCTCGATCAAAGTTATGTCAAGGCTCTCGACTATGGCCTGCCCCCTACTGGCGGCTGGGGATGTGGTGTTGAGCGTATGGTCATGCTGTTTTCTGGTGCCAACCGCATCAGCGACTGTCTAAGCTTTGGTACGATAAGAAATGTTGTTGGGCTTTCAGCAGCAGAGGAGAACAAGACAAGCTCTGAAGAAGATAAGCAGGCGAGCCCCAAGAGCTCATAG
- a CDS encoding thioredoxin reductase (NADPH) — translation MRNQLNLRRHLISQTSEILATFGNRRISHSPLDLKIDKDKTEGIGKVKSSHPSPSKPVLSASSSDISTSRAYKSFYPITSSLSISIVKIDSISCLHLHCINLHIHHVSLPLPSYSLRVHPPKPLYFFFTAPQPYLSSDSVHTLLVAFFVFDPSILKESRQPTFSFSPIIPPSNTAKLFSSTFKRVTLRSSAGLSIAAAATTFHKTTRKPAVDFGVRKMHSKVVIIGSGPAAHTAAVYLARAELKPVLYEGFMANGIAAGGQLTTTTEVENFPGFPKGIMGGELMDNMRAQSERFGTEIVTDTVTTLDLSSRPFKYSTEFSPEETHTADSVIIATGASARRLNLPGEDKYWQNGVSACAVCDGAVPIFRNKPLFVIGGGDSAAEEATFLTKYASHVTVLVRRDVLRASRTMANRLLNHPKVTVKFNSGATEIRGGEDGLMSHLVVKNNKTGQEEVHEANGLFYAIGHDPATTLVKGQVDMDEDGYIKTVPGTTYTNVEGVFAAGDVQDKRYRQAITSAGTGCMAALEAEKFLADHEDDQRADDRPNLN, via the exons ATGAGGAATCAATTAAACCTCCGTCGGCACCTCATCTCGCAAACATCCGAAATCCTTGCCACATTCGGTAATAGGCGGATTAGTCATAGCCCGTTAGATCTGAAGATTGATAAAGACAAAACAGAGGGTATTGGAAAAGTCAAATCAAGTCATCCATCACCTTCTAAGCCCGTCCTGAGCGCCTCATCGAGTGACATCTCCACTAGCCGGGCTTATAAATCCTTCTATCCAATCACATCTTccctctccatctccattgTCAAAATTGATTCCATCTCCTGTCTGCATTTGCATTGCATCAATCTCCACATTCACCACGTTTCTCTACCTCTTCCAAGCTATTCTCTCAGGGTTCATCCGCCGAAACCGCtctattttttttttaccgCCCCTCAACCGTACCTCAGTAGCGACTCAGTCCATACTTTGCTAGTGGCGTTTTTCGTCTTCGATCCATCCATATTAAAAGAATCGCGACAGCCcaccttttctttctcaccTATAATCCCCCCCTCCAACACCGCCAAACTGTTCTCCTCAACGTTTAAACGCGTTACTCTCCGTTCCAGCGCTGGTCTTTCGATTGCGGCAGCGGCGACTACTTTCCATAAAACTACGAGAAAACCGGCTGTAGATTTTGGTGTTAGAAAGATGCATAGCAAGGTTGTCA TTATCGGCTCAGGGCCTGCTGCCCACACAGCTGCTGTCTACTTGGCGCGAGCTGAGTTGAAGC CCGTTCTTTATGAGGGTTTCATGGCCAATGGcattgctgctggtggtCAATTGACCACTACCACCGAGGTTGAGAACTTCCCCGGTTTCCCCAAGGGTATCATGGGCGGCGAGTTGATG GACAACATGCGAGCCCAGTCCGAGCGCTTCGGCACAGAAATTGTCACCGACACCGTCACCACCCTCGATCTCTCCTCCCGCCCCTTCAAGTACAGCACCGAGTTCTCCCCCGAGGAGACACACACCGCCGACTCCGTTATCATCGCCACCGGCGCCTCGGCCCGCCGTCTTAACCTCCCTGGCGAGGACAAGTACTGGCAGAACGGTGTCTCCGCCTGCGCTGTCTGCGATGGGGCCGTCCCCATCTTCCGCAACAAGCCTCTCTTCGTTATCGGCGGTGGTGATTCTGCCGCTGAGGAGGCTACTTTCCTCACCAAGTACGCCAGCCACGTTACCGTCCTCGTCCGTCGCGATGTCCTCCGTGCCAGCCGAACCATGGCCAACCGTCTCCTCAACCACCCCAAGGTCACCGTCAAGTTCAACAGCGGCGCCACTGAGATCCGAGGTGGTGAGGATGGCCTCATGAGCCACCTCGttgtcaagaacaacaaAACCGGACAGGAGGAGGTCCACGAGGCCAACGGTCTCTTCTACGCCATCGGTCACGACCCCGCCACTACCCTTGTAAAGGGCCAGGTTGACATGGACGAGGATGGCTACATCAAGACCGTCCCTGGTACCACATACACCAACGTCGAGGGTGTCTTTGCCGCTGGTGACGTCCAGGACAAGCGATACCGACAGGCCATTACCAGCGCCGGTACCGGATGCATGGCTGCTCTCGAGGCCGAGAAGTTCCTCGCTGACCATGAGGATGACCAGCGAGCTGACGACCGACCCAACCTCaactaa
- a CDS encoding actin-like protein 4: MAQQPLPTSMQPTDIYGGDEVSALVLDPGYCYTRAGFAGEDVPKSILPSFYGHTTGDNPKDLFGDECLIPRPDFEVRNYMNKDSVVEDWDVAARIWENMLVKRLQPERQTPPSKNGLNDDPKAEGQDGEGDVAMDDAEAAESAEKPLGENPLLITEAPWNTPKAREKAIEIIMENWGCPAFWLSRTPVLAAFAAGKATSLVIDVGGANTSVTAIHDGMVLKRSIQKSPVGGIWLSSQIRNLFEASEPKVELTPTFMIENKTPVDALAPPSVRLRHFPFQINDSFRAYEEERVLTEFKESVVEVWRGPGRYSVSGNEDYVKTQPGRVFEMPDGYNQMWREQRFRVTEGMFDETVGYHGSDSEQLTKAQTIPELIRSALNAVDVDLRGNLLANVVVTGSTSLINGFNDRLNNELMAMYPGLKIKIHAAGLTSERRFGAWIGGSILASLGTFHQMWISRKEYEENGPNVVEKRCK; the protein is encoded by the exons ATGGCTCAACAGCCCCTTCCCACGTCTATGCAGCCCACTGACATCTATGGAGGAG ATGAGGTTTCTGCCCTCGTTCTCGATCCTGGATACTGCTACACTCGAGCTGGCTTCGCTGGTGAAGATGTTCCCAAATCTATCCTCCCATCGTTTTACGGCCACACAACCGGCGACAACCCTAAAGACCTGTTTGGCGATGAGTGCCTCATCCCTCGCCCCGACTTCGAAGTCCGCAACTACATGAATAAGGATAGTGTGGTGGAGGATTGGGATGTTGCTGCTCGAATTTGGGAGAACATGCTTGTTAAGCGCTTGCAACCCGAACGACAAACACCTCCCTCGAAGAACGGTCTAAACGACGACCCCAAGGCAGAAGGCCAGGACGGAGAGGGCGATGTGGCTATGGACGACGCCGAGGCTGCCGAATCTGCCGAGAAGCCCTTGGGCGAAAATCCCCTCTTGATTACAGAGGCTCCCTGGAATACACCCAAGGCTCGTGAGAAGGCTATTGAGATCATCATGGAGAACTGGGGATGCCCTGCCTTCTGGCTGAGTCGCACTCCGGTGTTGGCAGCATTCGCCGCTGGCAAGGCTACCTCACTAGTTATTGACGTGGGCGGTGCCAACACCTCGGTCACAGCTATTCACGACGGCATGGTGCTGAAGCGATCTATCCAGAAGTCTCCTGTTGGTGGTATCTGGCTCTCTTCTCAGATTCGAAATCTCTTTGAAGCATCAGAGCCCAAGGTCGAGCTGACACCCACCTTCATGATCGAGAATAAGACACCTGTCGACGCCCTGGCACCTCCTTCAGTCCGACTACGACACTTCCCCTTTCAGATCAACGATTCATTCCGCGCATATGAGGAAGAGCGTGTGTTGACGGAATTCAAGGAGTCAGTAGTAGAAGTCTGGCGAGGCCCCGGTCGTTACAGTGTTTCCGGCAATGAGGATTATGTTAAGACGCAACCCGGCCGGGTATTCGAAATGCCTGACGGTTATAACCAGATGTGGCGCGAGCAGCGATTCCGAGTGACAGAGGGCATGTTTGACGAGACTGTCGGATATCATGGCTCCGACTCTGAGCAACTCACCAAGGCGCAAACCATCCCCGAGCTCATCCGCTCTGCTTTGAACGCAGTTGACGTCGATCTTCGAGGCAACCTCCTGGCTAACGTCGTCGTAACTGGTAGCACCAGTCTGATCAACGGATTCAACGACCGTCTGAACAACGAGTTGATGGCGATGTACCCTGgactcaagatcaagattcACGCGGCAGGTCTCACGAGTGAGCGACGCTTCGGTGCCTGGATCGGCGGTAGCATTCTCGCTAGTTTGGGCACTTTCCACCAGATGTGGATTTCGCGAAAGGAGTATGAGGAGAATGGACCTAATGTGGTTGAGAAGCGATGCAAGTAA